A region of the Haematobia irritans isolate KBUSLIRL chromosome 5, ASM5000362v1, whole genome shotgun sequence genome:
CTGTATATTAAGGTCAAATATAGATCAACATTTGTTTATAAAGTATGGTGGTAGCccattattttaggctcacatagactatttagAACCTTGTAATATCACAGGTGGTAAACTTCTatcatcaatgagtgctgctaaTTGACGACATTTTATATCCGAGAACGAATGTTTTTCTTTtcgcattacagtgaaaccacttagagaatgtGGAGAATTCAGAAATGTAAccaactgaaaaactttttagtgctCGGTCGAAACAATGATTAAATCCACAACCCACGACGTAAATAAGCCGGGAATGTTGACCAGTCTTATacacacccaaagaaaattaGTAGAAACAGTCGAAAAATCTGCTAAAACAGtaaaaatagcaaacattgtctgctagtttttttttttttgtaaaattctatcaactgcGGAAACCGTGCTTGCAACAGAATACAATACAATTACGCTACCGTATTACGGAAAGCTACCGTATTTCTGGTAGCTAATATGCTATTATAAAAttgcagatttattttttattagtagGTCTTATGATGGTCCACTTGGTTATTACATATTAATAAAAAGGattatgtgcgtgaagataaattgcaGCCGAGACACAAATCAGGTAGTTTATGcctgcgcacctaatgggttGATTACAATTTGTGGTGATAAAATATGTaccaaaaatcagcactttccaCTATACCTGCACAATATATTGAAGATTGCTATAAATGCtagtggtttttatttttaaaagcatACCATAAATGGTAGTTTTGctgctatattttaaaaattagtttgCCCAACCTGAATTAAAGTTTAACTATGCCCACcgtgcaaaacctgctctacGTTTTTTGTATTAATTGAAAGCTCTTGaggagtactataaatgcaagtagttgtcatgttcgaaagcatATATGTGGTTATAAATAAATTGCCGCTAAAGGATTTGAATggttaaataaatggaaataaatgaataaatttgaGCCTATTTGGATTAAATTTACACACTCATTGTGCAAAACTTGACGTTAATCGGAGCCAAAAACCTTTTCCACATAAATAGGTAGATGTGTCCTATTTCAAGGGtggtgaaaaatataaaaaatacttatttatttgtaactaatactaaattcaattcaattcaatttgtaGGAAATacgaaatttgtataaaaaataaagcaaCCATTAGCATAGCTAGGGAGGTCCTGGGCGTGTTAAGCCCCGCCCCTTAATTCGACATCAGGCGAATTACAGGCAAATCAAAATGATAAgtaaataacaaaattggtaGAAAAAATATCTATTAAAAAGTATCAAAAACGGtggaatttatatttatacatttttaaacgtATTAAGTTCGCATTATCGGACAAAAGTAGTAAGTTTTTAATTGCTACTTTTACTTGGTGCTGTGGATCATTCCCCTTTgaagtaataataaaatgtgccaaaataaataattatattctGCTTTTACTGAttcattttcgattttagcggctaatctcgaacttagtacccaccgtTAATGAATAAATTGTGCCTTGGTCGCGGGCTCATCTTCCAAAAAGGTTTTTATCTTTGCCCAtctaagaacaatttttgtattttaatttttgtaagccCTCCCAATATCTCCGTGTTAACAACTAATGCCCTcagctaaaaaattatttatttatttaataagacAATACAATTAGCCAGTAAGGCCAATAATAGCGTTTTgtcactaaaaccaatttaattatataattaaaaatacaatatgaAAAGGGaaaatgaatattaaataaaaccataaaatatgtatatataaaaaaacaaataaaattaaaaaaaatatggctgAAGTTTGTAATAATATTAATTAGTACATAAGCCATTGCCAATGAcagaaatttattgaaatcatTCACTTTGAAATCTTTGCAACGGTTGCTTGAACTGATAAATAGTGATATTGAAACACCTCATTCTCGGGATCCTTTccgctgtttttttttgtttaattccgCCCAATAAATTCCCATTACCCCTTCAGTAAAAAAGGTACCTCGCTCCTGAACCCTAGTAATAACCAATTCTAAACCTTAAATACaaagattttaatttattttttcttaaaaataagtaCACTAGAAATCTGTTAAAATATCAGTAATTGGTCCGCTAGAAACGTAGACAGTGATTGCTATTATTAGCAGACGGCTAGGCCATCACATGTCTGACATTGAAATGGTTTATTAAATAATCTACATTTatctatttaaatgaaatatttgcaGAAACAGATTTACTTTCAATATGATAATTTGTAAGACTCACACTGTATATGGGATTAATTTTTTCGGGTCTTAtcgaaaaatttcataattggCTTTATCAGTTATTTTCGATTACAATATAGAACgaacaataacaataatgaaGTGATAAAAACCTAAAGACGATTTTACTCGTTTAAGTGATTTGAGATTGGTATGATATTgccttttatataattttccaaGGTCTTTAAACTATGTAAAAAACCAAAGCTAAGCTTAGCATGTACTTAGTTATGGTTCTTCAttgcaaaaaaatcaaattccaAAACGAAATGCCAACGTGTTGCTTGAAACAAAACTCACTCgcccatataaatattttcgtcACAAAACGCGcacacgaaaaaaattaaacaaaaaaacggcATTATCGAAAGTATTCCAATacatgaacattttctatacaattacaaTTTGAGTTTATCTGCAGCCGCAACACTTCAGGTATAACTTGATATGGGTTTTGACTTGGAAAGCAAAAAAGAGATCAAACTCATAAACGAAAATCGGATGTTGGAATATCATGgtgatttttcgtttttttcatgcATGGGGCAGGCGATACCTTTTATCTGTACACAAATATATTTTGCATGTCAATTGTATGGACTCTGATTGAAAATTCCCGCCTGACCACATTTTGTTATGACGATTGATGACTGGCAATGGGCAATTAATAtgtacatacataaataaaaaaacgaccacTTCCATGCATATTGAATGAACTTTAAACcattattttgtatatttgatttggatttttgtttgaatGTATATGTAGTAATATATTTCCTTTTACCATTTAGCTATAAccttccattaaatttttacaaacatttaagATTTGTACGAGAAGAACATGATAATTCAATCTAAGGAGATATttttatgtgtatatatattttgttttttttggaatattcttCAATTGAGTACATTTATATTGTTATTGGCCTCTTCAAAGGTTGCTTCAGCTACCCTTTGCGTGTTAGTTGGTTGGGCAGGTTTTAAAGGAATATCAAGCATTTTCCACACTTTTTTCATGTCATTCACCAGTTGATTCATCATATCGACATTGTGGAATGGTGTGGGTGCCAAACGTAACTTCTCTTCGCCACGAGCTACAGTTGGATAATTGATGGCTTGTATATAATGGCCAAATTCAAACATAAGCATATCCGAAATTTTGGAACTTTTCAAAGGATCACCAATGCGTATGGGTATAATGTGGCTGGGTGTGGGCTCAAcgggaaaacctaaaaaaaaacgaaacgaacAAGAAATTGGGTCACAAACAATTGCCTTAAAATAATGTTGCATGATAGATGATTGATGATAATAAAGATGTGTAGATGGTGTAACATGCAAAAATCTAATTACCTTCGGACCGCAATAGATTACGTAAATAATTGACGTTGCTACGATGTAAAGCTCGTAGCTCTTGACCTTCTGCAGATGCCAAAATGTCAACCGATTGAAGGGCACCGCTACAAACGGTTGGTGGCAGCGAGGTGGTGAATATAAACCCAGCTGCATAGGAACGTATCATATCTACTAGAGTATGGGACCCGGCTATGTAACCTCCAATATTGCCAAATGCTTTACCCAATGTCCCAGATATTATGTCCATTTTATCCATGACACCATCACGTTCGCCTATACCTGCTCCATGTTCACCATACAGACCCACAGCATGAACTTCATCGACAAAAGTTATGGCACCATATGCTCGTGCCACATCGCACAATTCTTCGAGGGGACATATATCACCAGTCATGGAATGGACCGTTTCGAAAGCCACAATTTTAGGTACCTTTTTGTCTAGTTTACATAACATACTCTCCAGGTGTTCCACATCATTATGCCTAAATATATGCTTGGGAACTCCGCTATTTCGTATGCCCTGTATCATGGAGGCATGATTCCCAGCATCAGAAAATATATGGCATCCTGGTAAGAGTCTAGCCAAAGTAAATAGAGTAGAATCGTTGGCCACAAAACAGGAGGTAAATAAAAGGGCTGCTTCTTTTTCATGGAGTTTGGCTAAACGAGCTTCCAAAAGCTCATGATACATGGAATTACCCGATATATTACGGGTACCACCTGCTCCCGAACCATGACATTCCAGGGCATCAGCAACTGCTTTCTTAACACGTGGATGGGCAGACATGCCCAAATAATCATTGGAACACCATACGGTAATGGGTCTTTCTTCACGTGTGGAGTATTCGAGGGCATGCGGAAATAGGCCTGAACCAGCCAAGCGATTAACTTTCTTAAATACGCGATAAGAGtgatcttgtttcttcttcatgatCTGCTCTTGGAAGAAATTAtcatatggaaatttattttccgAAGATTTGTTAGCTGAGATGGATTTTCGAGCTGTTGCTGCTGCAGAAACAGCTTTTGCAACCATAGGTTCTTCTTTGACATTGCCGTCAAATTGTAGAGCCTCCTTTTTCGGCTCCTCTTCCTTCTTGGATATGACATTGGAAGTCACATAGGTTCTAACACCATTCACACTACCAGCGTCCTCATTCGATAATATTGCCTGACCATTATTAAGCAAGACTGGACAATAACGACTATAGACCTGCATCAGATTGTCCGAATAACTTCGTACAAAATTGGCTGATAGCCGATTTAGAAAAGGGCAAGGCATTTTCAAGAGTTACTCGGTGTTACTTCAATAACAACTTTCCAAATAATCAAGAATCAAATCGccaatattagtaaaattgcGTAATGATGTATGAAAATGCTCAATGTCTCTAAAAGGGGGCCAGTCTCACTGCTGTTGGTGTCTGTCTGTTTTTATATCGTTGTATTCCTCCGTTTCTCTATTTTGCTGCTACTGTGTTCTCCGCTGCTTTCAATGTTCGTAttgtaaaatttgagaaaattttcgtttgggGGGCAAATTGACAGACTGCAAAATGCTTGCTATTCAAACGAATGACTGAAAGTAACTAAAAACATTTACAGAAATACTTCCACATAACACCAGCTAAGAGCTCCAACACCCCACATCTGTATTTCTTTTCTTCTGTTTATTCATGGCATCCTCTGTACATTGATAGCAATGACATAGAGACTTGTAATAAGAAGACGTGTTGTATAACCACCAGCATTTAAGCcaccaatttcgcaaaaaacctAATCATGGTATTTTCTCTGCTAGAGGGTCATTGAGACATTGAATTGAGACATAGAATGATGTTATCAACTGTACATATCGACACAGTATGTACTTGTAGCGTAAATTTCGTTTGCATGCCGATAACACAGTTTTGCAATATATTATTAATGGGAGCAAAATGAAAACAATCGATAAGAACGCTTCATGGAGGTGTGTACAGGCCTTAAGTAACGCACAGCAAACCGCATGTACCgacttttgttaataaaattttcgttaggacGATGTTATCAACTGTTCATATATATTCCCATGAAGCCTCGTTTACACTTCtagcggaaatttcgtttgaatTCCAATAACGGAGTTTTGCAATGTATTTCTTATAGAAGCAAAACGTACACAATAGACAATAACGCTTCACGGAGATACGTAACGTCCTTAAGAAATGAACTGCGTTAAGCGCATTAcaaactatcagttattccggacgacagtgctcgtccggcgatgactaaataatcggtaaacgtgttatcgatcccataaacatgcagcagtatcaattatgccttcggacttaacttaaaaTGAGCACAATATATggaatatgttcgacacgagcactgttgtccggaataactgatagtctgtaaagcgcattacacaaTATAATATGTCGATTAATTATACTGGCGTAAACAGGAATTTTCGCAATAGCTGCACCGAGTAGTAGCTTGCAAAAGATGTTCGGCCGTTGTCCCAGCATGAAAACAGAAATTGGAAATAAGTTGGGGAATGACGGCTAGAGCGCACAAACATGGatcctttttttcaaaataaagacTGGTATGTAACTCCAGAGAAATTTATGCTACTCATAAGAAATAGGTAATAGGTAATGTTGCTATTGTTGTTACTCGTAAGAAATGCATAGGTATTGTTTCGAGAACGATATTATCGTCGTTTGTTGGCAAAAACATAAGAAAAACTATGCAAAGACCGATATTTTGTTTGCGAGTCAATAACACATTACCGTCCGGAATCTATATATGTCGAATTGTATGTGCCTGGACGGGTGGGTATATCCCAGTATATCCCATACTGGCCACCCACGTCactgttaactttaactgaaaaattttcaacagttaaattcgtaactggcatatggaatatataagcaagatgacagatatgcccATAGTGCGTTttcaaagttcgttagctaacgttatataattttatatatttttttacatgaattttattaaaaacaattatgtttttgttaatagtttttgtttgtttgtttgggtaaacataatttttttttttttggcgttttcttttcttgtaaaaaattcgCACTTTTtgtgcattttgcccggaaaatgtactttttaggttcttttctaaaaaaacaggcaaaagtgcgaaaaggcttcgaattctgttgtgaaaatagcgccacgcatagaggcaaattacgggcattttcagcactgccaacaaacgagagtgctgcgattgccctgtttccttctttgaattcttttctgcacgctgaaatgatagcatttttttaggttgctggtaacattttaaaaatgcgcattctgtacagacaaaatgaaggcaaagcacttttttcagaaaagaaaataccATTAGGTTGGCTACGGCACACCGAaatctaatggtgttttcttttctgaaaaagtgctttgccttcatttcgtctgtacagaatgcgcatttttaaaatgttgccagcaacGTTTCAGCGGGCTGAAAAGAATTCAATGGAACAAACAGGACAAGAATCTAAAAAAACcccattttccgggcaaaaggcaagaaaagaaaacaccataaattttttgaggggtcGCAAAACAAATTTGGTTGGGAAGCTCTGGTTTAGAGCAACAACCGGGCAAacatatgttttgatataaccaAAAATTTGTAATTCGACATAACATTTGGTTGTTATCAATGAAAAGATTCATTCATTCCTTTTGCCCCAGAAGGGCACATGGAGTAGCTATTGCTGAGGATATTAATCGCCACATTACACCTTCATCATTGGACGAAATAGAAAAGAATGTCATTTTAAGGAAACATAACAACAATGTACCCATCATACGAGAGTTGGTGAAGGCACTTAATTCCCAAAACATAACGGATAGtatttggacaaaaataaatGATGAACTCTTAAAGCTGCCAAATACTACACATCCTAGAATTCAAAATTATGGAGATGAGCCAAAGGAGTTGGAGCAATTTGTTCCTAGTGATTCAGTCGCTAGCAAAGAATCTATTGAGTTTTCCGAAGTTTCgaaatatatgaatatttttcgtATGGATCACTTGGGAAACTATACGGGACATAAAAGCTATTACTTATTTGGAAAATTAGCAGAATTGGAACAAGCCATTAAAGAGCATACGGTTCGTCAATTACAGGAAAATAATTTCAAGCTAATTTCTGTGCCAGATATACTACCTAAAAGTATTATAGAGGGTTGTGGCATGCAAACGGATGGTGAAAGGACACAAGTTTACAAATTGGATTCGGGTTTATGCTTGTCCGGTACCTCTGAAATGGCATTGGCTGGATTTTTCGAAAATGAAATATTAGAAGAGAGTCAACTACCAATAAAGGTAGCCGCTGTAAGTCGTTGTTTTAGGGCAGAAACTTCAGGACTGAATGAAGAGAAAGGTATTTATAGAGTCCATCAATTTACCAAAGTGGAAATGTTTTCGATCTGTGGAGAAAATCAATCAGAAGATATGttggaattttttaaacatCTCGAACTTGATCTGtttaaaaaacttaatttaaaaattcgatTATTGGATATGCCACCATCGGAACTAGGTGCTCCAGCCTATCAAAAATATGACATTGAAGCATGGATGAATGGCAGAAAAATGTGGGGTGAAATATCAAGTTGCAGTAATTGTACGGACTATCAAGCTAAACGTCTCAATATCCGTTATCGTACATCTAATAATGAAGTGAAATATGCCCATACAGTTAATGGAACTGCTGCTGCCATACCAAGATTATTAATAGCTATTCTAGAGTCGAATCAAGTTGAtagaaattctattaaaattccaGATGTTCTTAGAGAATACATGAACGGCGGTAGTAACATTACAAGAGAAAAACATATTCCTGAAATAAaactattgaaatatttaaagcATAATATATGAGAAGCTATAATAAGGATATAATGATATATACAACGACAATATTACATATAGCAGTTTCTTATTGAATCgtgttttgtaaataaaaatttgttcaataaaaCTTTGCGTTACGTTTGTTAGAGATGTgaaatatatgtttgtttttttttttttttaatgatcatGAATGCTTGATATGATATCGATGTCTCCAtaccaaagtacgctaagtctaaaaagtaaattttacacGAAAcatgttcaaagtttttttgtttgaatttctcaaaaacagtgtaagatataaattcacttttttcggtcttaaaatcatgtttattgtatttttttttagtatgtacgaattcaaaatagtgacaataaaacatggctaaaaatgacttagaccactttagaccgaacaaagttGTTgacctttttggattggaaatttttaaaactttagtcacaggaTACGTAGAATATTAATCATAACTTTTGgtagaagtgtccaataaattctaacttttgacaggatgcaattcacatcaatccgaataaaaaagagcgaactccatcaaaaaatgctaagtcgacttagggtactctggaatgaggtcaTCGATATATAGTGTTATAAAAGTCCAAAAATAGACTGTgtggcattttttaaagaaaaatttactttctcaaaattttaccaatttgatttttttctgagtATAATAACTAAATATAACATCGTAAATTGGACTTGGAATTGAGATG
Encoded here:
- the SerRS-m gene encoding seryl-tRNA synthetase, mitochondrial, producing the protein MKRFIHSFCPRRAHGVAIAEDINRHITPSSLDEIEKNVILRKHNNNVPIIRELVKALNSQNITDSIWTKINDELLKLPNTTHPRIQNYGDEPKELEQFVPSDSVASKESIEFSEVSKYMNIFRMDHLGNYTGHKSYYLFGKLAELEQAIKEHTVRQLQENNFKLISVPDILPKSIIEGCGMQTDGERTQVYKLDSGLCLSGTSEMALAGFFENEILEESQLPIKVAAVSRCFRAETSGLNEEKGIYRVHQFTKVEMFSICGENQSEDMLEFFKHLELDLFKKLNLKIRLLDMPPSELGAPAYQKYDIEAWMNGRKMWGEISSCSNCTDYQAKRLNIRYRTSNNEVKYAHTVNGTAAAIPRLLIAILESNQVDRNSIKIPDVLREYMNGGSNITREKHIPEIKLLKYLKHNI
- the Alas gene encoding 5-aminolevulinate synthase, with product MPCPFLNRLSANFVRSYSDNLMQVYSRYCPVLLNNGQAILSNEDAGSVNGVRTYVTSNVISKKEEEPKKEALQFDGNVKEEPMVAKAVSAAATARKSISANKSSENKFPYDNFFQEQIMKKKQDHSYRVFKKVNRLAGSGLFPHALEYSTREERPITVWCSNDYLGMSAHPRVKKAVADALECHGSGAGGTRNISGNSMYHELLEARLAKLHEKEAALLFTSCFVANDSTLFTLARLLPGCHIFSDAGNHASMIQGIRNSGVPKHIFRHNDVEHLESMLCKLDKKVPKIVAFETVHSMTGDICPLEELCDVARAYGAITFVDEVHAVGLYGEHGAGIGERDGVMDKMDIISGTLGKAFGNIGGYIAGSHTLVDMIRSYAAGFIFTTSLPPTVCSGALQSVDILASAEGQELRALHRSNVNYLRNLLRSEGFPVEPTPSHIIPIRIGDPLKSSKISDMLMFEFGHYIQAINYPTVARGEEKLRLAPTPFHNVDMMNQLVNDMKKVWKMLDIPLKPAQPTNTQRVAEATFEEANNNINVLN